From Ipomoea triloba cultivar NCNSP0323 chromosome 5, ASM357664v1, the proteins below share one genomic window:
- the LOC116019207 gene encoding nuclear transcription factor Y subunit B-7-like, with protein sequence MMTTTTAENDERQTGNLPNLAVVRASPESSKTTNNKEQDRFLPIANVGRIMKKVIPGNGKISKEAKETVQECVSEFISFVTGEASDKCQREKRKTINGDDILWAITTLGFEDYVNPLKLYLNKYREIEGEKLNLPKQPPQLQQPPSSAANLAYNAAATNVYSSSPATLLSHHHHQPSYMSSSDHHHHLLHQQFPNLAFSPQNSVQSQLTKQEQIDSVGHW encoded by the coding sequence ATGATGACGACAACCACGGCGGAGAACGACGAACGGCAAACCGGAAACCTCCCCAACTTGGCCGTCGTCCGAGCAAGCCCCGAAAGCTCCAAAACCACAAACAACAAAGAACAAGACAGATTCCTGCCGATAGCCAACGTGGGACGGATCATGAAAAAGgtgatccccggcaacggcaaGATCTCCAAGGAAGCCAAGGAGACCGTCCAAGAATGCGTGTCGGAATTCATCAGCTTCGTCACCGGAGAAGCCTCCGACAAGTGCCAGCGCGAGAAGCGGAAGACGATCAACGGCGACGATATCCTCTGGGCCATCACCACCCTCGGATTCGAGGACTACGTCAACCCCCTCAAACTCTACCTCAATAAATACAGAGAGATCGAAGGAGAGAAACTTAACCTTCCAAAACAGCCACCCCAGCTGCAACAGCCGCCCTCCTCCGCCGCCAATTTGGCTTACAACGCCGCCGCTACCAATGTATATTCTTCCTCTCCGGCGACTCTCCTCtctcaccatcatcatcaacctTCCTATATGTCCTCCtctgatcatcatcatcatcttcttcaccaaCAGTTCCCTAATTTGGCTTTCTCGCCCCAGAACTCTGTTCAGTCTCAGTTAACAAAACAGGAACAGATTGATTCAGTGGGGCATTGGTAA
- the LOC116019206 gene encoding probable methyltransferase PMT26, translated as MALGKYSRVDGRKASPNYCSTVTIIVFVAVCLVGVWMMTSSSVVPVQNSEVSSQESKTDLKTQVNESNESDTGSNENNNASDESNTSDGGKAKQFEDTPGDLPDDATKGDIATPEEKNKETGKTAEENKKEKSEEENKDEPKSEDESKGEKDNEEEKKENGDDKNSEEEEKTESKSGGEGENGEGSDENKSDTGDAETKEGDKEDSNIEEKEDKKDEKKESSNEVFPSGAQSELLNETTTENGAFPTQATESKNEKEAQKSSDSDTEKGYSWKLCNVTAGPDYIPCLDNLDAIRHLRSTKHYEHRERHCPDDPPTCLVPLPEGYQRSIEWPTSREKIWYHNVPHTKLAEVKGHQNWVKVSGEYLTFPGGGTQFKHGALHYIDFIQQSLPDIAWGKRTRVILDVGCGVASFGGYLFERNVLSMSFAPKDEHEAQVQFALERGIPAISAVMGTKRLPYPGRVFDVVHCARCRVPWHIEGGKLLLELNRLLRPGGFFVWSATPVYQKLQEDVEIWEAMKKLTKSMCWELVQVNKDRVNGVGVAFFRKPTTNECYEQRSKDDPPLCQESDDPNAAWNVPLQACMHKVPTSESERGSQWPESWPARLEKSPYWLLSSETGVYGKPAPEDFAADYKHWTRVVTKSYLNGMGINWSTVRNVMDMNAVYGGFAAALKDLKVWVMNIVAIDSPDTLPIIYERGLFGMYHDWCESFSTYPRSYDLLHADHLFSKIKRKCNLMGLVVEVDRILRPEGKLIVRDHTETITELENILKSMHYDIRMTYSNGDEGLLCVQKTMWRPKELQTLSYAIA; from the exons ATGGCCCTAGGGAAGTATTCTAGGGTTGATGGTAGGAAAGCGTCACCCAATTATTGTTCAACGGTTACTATAATTGTTTTTGTAGCAGTATGCTTGGTTGGGGTGTGGATGATGACATCATCATCTGTTGTACCGGTACAGAATTCAGAGGTTTCTTCACAGGAGAGCAAGACTGACTTGAAGACACAGGTGAATGAGAGCAATGAGAGTGACACTGGCAGCAATGAAAACAACAATGCTAGTGATGAAAGTAATACATCTGATGGGGGAAAAGCAAAACAGTTTGAGGATACTCCTGGGGATCTACCTGATGATGCAACTAAAGGGGATATTGCAACTCCAGAGGAAAAGAATAAAGAGACAGGAAAAACTgcagaagaaaacaaaaaagagaaatctgaagaagaaaacaaagatgAGCCTAAGTCTGAAGATGAATCCAAGGGTGAGAAGGAcaatgaagaagagaagaaagaaaatggcGATGATAAAAATTCTGAAGAGGAGGAGAAAACTGAAAGCAAGTCTGGTGGAGAAGGAGAGAATGGAGAAGGCTCGGATGAAAATAAATCTGACACAGGGGATGCTGAGACAAAAGAAGGCGATAAAGAAGACAGTAACATAGAGGAGAAGGAGGAcaaaaaagatgagaaaaagGAGTCTTCAAATGAAGTGTTTCCTTCAGGGGCTCAGTCTGAGCTTTTGAATGAAACTACTACTGAGAATGGGGCATTTCCGACTCAGGCAACTGAATCGAAGAATGAAAAGGAAGCTCAAAAGTCTTCTGACTCAGATACAGAAAAAGGGTACAGTTGGAAGCTCTGCAATGTCACTGCTGGTCCTGATTACATCCCTTGCCTTGATAATCTGGATGCAATTAGGCACCTCAGAAGCACTAAGCATTATGAGCACAGGGAGAGACACTGTCCTGATGATCCTCCAACTTGCCTTGTTCCACTTCCTGAAGGATATCAACGCTCAATTGAATGGCCTACAAGTCGGGAAAAG ATATGGTACCATAATGTTCCACACACCAAGCTTGCAGAGGTTAAGGGACATCAAAACTGGGTTAAAGTTAGTGGTGAATACCTTACCTTCCCTGGTGGTGGGACCCAGTTTAAGCATGGTGCTCTTCACTATATTGATTTTATACAGCAG TCTCTACCTGATATTGCCTGGGGAAAACGTACACGTGTTATATTAGATGTTGGCTGTGGGGTTGCAAGTTTCGGAGGCTATCTTTTTGAAAGAAATGTATTGTCTATGTCATTTGCTCCCAAAGATGAACATGAAGCTCAGGTTCAGTTTGCACTTGAAAGGGGTATTCCTGCTATATCTGCCGTCATGGGCACAAAGAGACTTCCTTACCCTGGTAGAGTTTTTGATGTTGTCCACTGTGCAAGGTGTAGGGTGCCCTGGCATATTGAAG GTGGTAAGCTTCTCCTCGAGCTGAATCGTCTTCTCCGACCTGGTGGTTTCTTTGTATGGTCTGCCACTCCTGTGTACCAGAAACTTCAGGAAGATGTTGAAATTTGGGAAG CAATGAAGAAGTTAACCAAGTCAATGTGCTGGGAATTGGTTCAAGTTAACAAGGATAGAGTGAATGGAGTAGGTGTTGCCTTTTTCCGCAAACCTACTACCAATGAGTGCTATGAGCAAAGATCAAAAGATGATCCTCCACTCTGCCAAGAGTCTGATGATCCTAATGCAGCCTG GAATGTGCCTTTGCAAGCTTGCATGCACAAAGTTCCAACTTCTGAATCAGAGAGGGGTTCTCAATGGCCAGAATCATGGCCTGCTAGGCTGGAGAAATCACCTTATTGGTTACTAAGTTCCGAGACAGGTGTGTATGGGAAGCCAGCTCCTGAAGATTTTGCTGCAGATTATAAACATTGGACACGAGTTGTGACCAAGTCATATTTGAATGGAATGGGAATTAACTGGTCTACTGTTCGGAATGTCATGGACATGAATGCTGTCTATGGAGG ATTTGCAGCTGCATTGAAAGATTTGAAAGTGTGGGTTATGAACATTGTTGCAATCGATTCTCCTGATACCCTTCCTATAATATATGAGAGAGGTCTTTTTGGAATGTACCATGACTGGTGTGAATCATTCAGCACTTACCCTAGATCTTATGATCTTCTCCATGCGGATCACCTCTTCTCCAAGATCAAAAGAAA GTGTAACTTAATGGGGTTGGTTGTGGAGGTGGATCGGATTCTGAGACCCGAAGGGAAGCTCATAGTCCGTGACCACACGGAGACTATAACTGAACTGGAGAACATATTGAAGTCTATGCATTATGACATCCGAATGACATATTCTAATGGCGATGAAGGTTTACTTTGCGTGCAGAAGACAATGTGGCGCCCCAAGGAGCTCCAGACACTCTCCTATGCTATTGCCTAA
- the LOC116020592 gene encoding probable LRR receptor-like serine/threonine-protein kinase At5g63710, which produces MPMREGISPGGREYTMNRAFTIQKLFLKLAVRLLMLLVLSRSCYSFNKPKVEGEALIDLLKALNDTNGKVVDWNIDFVSPCDSWSHVTCKNGNVTSLSLASNGFSGTLSPSITKLKYLESLDLHDNNLSGVIPEYLAGMLNLQILNLGNNKFSGSIPAALGQLPNLKHLVLRENHLSGPIPNSLVNITGLKELDISSNDLAGGVPVQLFSVPIYNFSRTRLRCGNHFQQPCVSSSSVPVSHGKSKLEIAITGASCGAFVLLLIGAIFVHRSNRLHKLKSDVFVDVEGEDECKIAFGQIRKFSWREIQIATEDFNESNIIGQGGFGKVYKGFLSDNTKVAVKRLADYHSPGGEAAFLREVQLISVAVHRNLLRLIGFCTTTSERILVYPFMQNLSVAYRLRELKPGERGLDWPTRKRIAFGAARGLEYLHEHCNPKIIHRDLKAANILLDDDFEPVLGDFGLAKLVDTKLTHITTQVRGTMGHIAPEYLSTGKSSEKTDVFGYGITLLELVTGQRAIDFSRLEEEEDVLLLDHVKKLLREKQLKDIMDPNLKTYDAKEVETVLQVAMLCTQTSPEDRPRMTEVINMLQGVGLAERWAEWEQLEEVRNREFSLVPREFLWAEDSTYDQEAIQLSQAR; this is translated from the exons ATGCCTATGAGAGAAGGTATATCACCCGGTGGTCGAGAGTATACCATGAACAGGGCTTTTACTATCCAGAAGTTATTCTTGAAACTAGCAGTTCGCTTGCTTATGCTGCTGGTTCTCTCAAGGAGTTGTTATTCCTTCAATAAGCCTAAAGTTGAAG GTGAAGCTCTAATAGATCTCCTCAAGGCTCTTAATGATACCAATGGTAAAGTCGTTGATTGGAATATTGATTTTGTGAGCCCTTGTGACAGTTGGTCTCATGTCACATGCAAAAATGGAAATGTTACATCCCT GAGCTTAGCCTCTAACGGATTTTCGGGAACGCTTTCACCATCAATAACCAAATTGAAGTATTTGGAAAGCCT GGATTTGCACGATAATAATCTATCAGGTGTCATACCCGAATACCTCGCTGGCATGTTGAACCTACAGATCCTGAACCTTGGAAACAATAAATTCAGCGGCTCTATTCCAGCAGCTTTGGGTCAGCTTCCAAATCTTAAGCATCT GGTTTTGAGAGAAAACCACTTAAGCGGACCTATTCCGAATTCACTTGTAAATATCACCGGCCTAAAAGAACT GGACATCTCATCCAACGACCTCGCTGGAGGTGTTCCTGTGCAGTTGTTTTCAGTACCAATATACAA TTTTTCAAGGACTCGTCTTAGATGTGGCAATCATTTCCAGCAACCTTGTGTCTCGAGCTCCTCTGTCCCAG TTTCCCACGGAAAATCAAAACTTGAGATTGCTATTACTGGTGCAAGCTGTGGCGCTTTTGTTCTTCTCTTAATTGGGGCTATCTTTGTACACCGATCCAATCGCCTTCATAAACTCAAAAGTGACGTGTTTGTTGATGTGGAAG GTGAAGATGAGTGCAAAATTGCCTTCGGACAAATAAGAAAGTTTTCGTGGCGTGAAATCCAAATTGCCACCGAGGATTTCAATGAAAGTAACATCATAGGACAAGGGGGGTTTGGTAAAGTGTACAAAGGTTTTCTCTCAGACAACACAAAGGTTGCTGTGAAAAGGCTGGCGGATTACCATAGTCCCGGTGGAGAGGCAGCATTTTTAAGGGAAGTTCAGTTAATAAGTGTTGCAGTTCATCGAAATCTCCTCCGCTTAATTGGTTTCTGTACAACCACATCTGAGAGGATTCTTGTTTACCCTTTCATGCAGAACCTGAGCGTTGCATATCGCTTAAGAG AGCTGAAACCGGGAGAGAGAGGTCTGGACTGGCCAACTAGAAAACGGATAGCTTTTGGAGCAGCACGCGGGCTAGAGTACCTACACGAGCATTGCAATCCGAAGATTATACATAGAGATCTAAAGGCGGCGAACATCCTCCTAGATGATGATTTTGAACCTGTTCTTGGTGATTTTGGATTAGCGAAACTGGTTGACACGAAGCTGACACATATTACTACTCAAGTTCGCGGAACCATGGGACACATTGCCCCGGAATACTTGTCCACGGGAAAATCTTCGGAGAAAACGGATGTATTTGGATATGGCATAACGCTTCTAGAGCTTGTAACTGGACAGCGCGCCATTGATTTTTCTCGGCTAGAAGAGGAGGAAGACGTTCTGCTGCTGGATCAT GTGAAGAAACTACTGAGAGAGAAACAGCTGAAGGACATCATGGATCCAAACCTGAAAACATATGATGCAAAAGAAGTCGAGACGGTCCTCCAAGTCGCGATGCTTTGCACCCAAACATCGCCCGAGGATCGTCCAAGAATGACTGAAGTCATCAACATGCTTCAGGGCGTGGGCCTGGCCGAGAGATGGGCGGAGTGGGAGCAGCTCGAGGAGGTTAGGAATCGCGAGTTCTCTCTCGTGCCACGCGAGTTTCTGTGGGCTGAAGACTCTACATATGACCAAGAAGCCATTCAGTTGTCTCAAGCCAGGTAG